The sequence below is a genomic window from Polyangiaceae bacterium.
GAAGTTCTTGAGGGCGTCGCTGCTGTTGACGGTATTTTCCGTGATCTCCTGCGCCGGGGACGAGCTGATGCCGGCGGTGACGTACTCCACGGCCATGGGCGTGGGCGTCGGGTTGTCGAAGTCCACGTACAGCTCCCCGGCGTAGAAGGCGTGGATGTCCCCGGTGATGGCCACCAGGTTCGTCACGCCCGAAAGCTCGTTCAGGATCTCGGCGCGCTCCGTGCGGTAGCCGTCCCACTGGTCCACGGTGAAGTAGTAGTTGCCTTGGAACAGCGCCGGCAGCTGGAAGCTGGAAAGGTCCAGCGCCATTTGCACCAGCTGGGTCTCGTTGCCCCAGATCTTCCAGGTCGCGTTCGAGCCCTTCACGGTGTCGATCAGCCACTTCTTCTGCTCGTCCCCGAGCATGGTGGGCTTCACGTACGCCTCGATCTTGTCGAAGCCTGCCTTGCGCACGAAGTTGCGGGAGCCCAGCGACGAGTGCGCGCTCAGCTTGCCCGCCTCGGCGTAGGTCGGAACGTCCGCCGGCGCGCCCTCGGGCTTCTGACCGCCGGTGGCCGCCTCCGGGATGACGTGATCCGAGCGGTAGCTGCGCTGGTCCGTCAGGATCAGCTCCACGTGCTTGCCGTAGCGCAGGGTGCGGTAAATCGTGAGGTCGTTCGGGAAGGCCGCGGCGGCGTCCCAGTCCACGTCGGCTGCCTGGTACTCGAACCATGCCTGGCTGGCGGCTTCGCGCCGCGGGGTGTTCTTCTCTTCGCCCTTGGCTTCGTTGAAGTCCGTGGAGTGATCCTGCCAGCAATCGTTCGCGAACTCGTGGTCGTCCCAGATGGTGATGAATGGGAACATCTGGTGCGCCTTGCGGAGGTTCTCGTCCGCGCGGTACTGCTTGTAGATGCCGCGGTAGTCTGCCAGTGAGCTGGCCGCCTTCACCGTAGGGTCGCTGTCCGGGAGCAGCTGGATGCCGTCTTGGATGTCGATCTTGCGGTTCGGATCGTTGAGCTGGAAGTCCGGGTCGCCGTTCGTTTCGTAGATGTAGTCGCCGAGCCACACCACGAAGTCGACGGGTTCCTCCTGCTCGAGGAACGCCTTCCAGGAGTGGTAGTAGCGGCCGATGAAGTCCTGGCAGGACGCGAACGCGAAGCGCACGTTCACGTCCTGGTCCGCCGTGGGCGCGGTCTTGGTGCGACCGACGTCACTCACCATCTTTCCCGCCTTGAAGCGGTAGTAGTACTGGGTGTAGGGCTCGAGGCCGACGGGCTTGATGCGCACCGTCCAGTCGCTGTCTTCCGTGACGCTGACGCTGCCCTGGGCCACCATGCTTTCGAAGGCTTCGTCCAAAGCGACTTCGTAGCGAACCTTCACGCTGCCGCTGCCGGAGACGGGGACCGCGCGGGTCCACAGCACCACGCTGTCCGGCTTGGGATCCCCCGAAGCCAGGCCCTGCGGAAACTCTGCGTCCGGGTCGGCGGCGGTGCTGCCACCGCCGTCGTCGTCACTGCCGCACCCGGAGAACGGTACGGCCGCTGCGGTCACCACGATGGCTTGAAGAAAATCGCGTCGACGAAGTCTCATGGGGCGAGCGTAGTGCAACGTGATTCCCCGTGCACGAGCGCCGGAGATTTGCCTGGCACCTGCGCAATTTGCAGCGCTTCCGAGGTCGGCGTAGAGAGCGAAAATGGCGCGTTACCCCCGTGCATCGGACAACGTCTCCACCCTCTCGGATCGCGTGTACAGCGCGCTGGTGGAGAAGGCCCGCGGCTTGTCCCACGTCGTGCACCCGCTCCACGTGGGCGATACCTATCTCGCGCCCATGGCCGGGGCTCGCGCAGAGGACCAACTCTCGGCGAACAGCCCGCGCCTCCACAACTACGCTCCGGTGCAGGGCGAACCGGTGCTGCTCGACGCCATCGTGAGCCGTCTTCAGCGCAGTCACGGAGTGCACGTCGACCGCGAAGCGCTGCAGGTGATGAGCGGGGCCACCGGCGGGCTGTCGGTGGTGGCCACGACGCTGTTCGATCCCGGGGACGACGTCTTGGTGCTCTCTCCTTTTTGGCCGTTGATCCGCGGAATCGTCGCGTCCCGCGGCGCGCGGGCCGTCGAGCTGCCGTTCTACGACCGCCTGGGGGCAGCGGGGTTCGACCCGGAGGCGGCGCTCGAAGCCGCGCTCACGGAGCGCACCGTCGCGCTCTACGTCAACTCGCCCAACAACCCCAGCGGGCGGATCTTGGACGCCGCCACCCAGGACGTGATCGAGCGCTTCGTCTTGCGCCACGATCTGTGGCTGGTCACGGACGAGGCGTACGAAGACTTGTTCTACGTCGAGCGCCCACAGGCGCTGTGGGCGCGCCCGGGGCTCAGAGAACGCGCCGTCGCTTGCCACACGCTCAGCAAATCCTACGGCTTGGCCGGTGCGCGGGTGGGTTACACCCACGGACCGCGGGAGATCATGGCGGCTGTCCGCGGCGCCCAGACGTTCCTCACGTACTGCGCCCCACGACCGCTGCAGCACGCCGCGGCCCACGCGCTGACGCACGGAGACGGTTGGCTCGCGGACGCGCGCGCGGCCTATGCCGAAGCCGGGCGGAGCGCCGCAGCCGCGCTGGGCGTGACCGCGCCGGAGGGCGGCACATTTCTGTTCTTCGACGCCGCGCCGTATTTCGCGGAGGGCGAGGACGTTCACGGATTTCTCGCGCGCTGCCTCGACGCCGGCGTGCTTCTGACTCCCGGCTCCGCCAGCGGCAAGGACTACCAGAGCTTCGTTCGCCTGTGCTTCTCCGTGGTGCCGCCGGACGAGCTCCGCACCGCGGTGGAGAAGGTCCGCACCGTGCTCGGAGCCTGAGGTTCCGCGGCGCACCGACATCATCCTGATCTGAGTCATGCGTGCCCGAAGGGGGCAGCGCCGTGGTGCCGTTCGTGCGCTACGAAAGAAGATCGGACTTCGACAAAGGAGCGCGCCATGAACGCAATCGTTCGCGGGACCCTCGTGCTGGGCTTCGTGCTGCTGGCTTCGGCCTGCGGAGGTGGTGACGACGCCTCCTCCAGCGGCAGCGACCCCAAGGCGAAGTACGGCCCGACCTCCCGCGATACCGTTTCGAGCTATTTGCGCACGAGTCAGAGCGAGACCGTGAGCATCGAGACCCGCGTGGTGGGCGAGAAGACCATCGCGGGCAAGAGCTACTGGCGCGCTCGGATCGGGACCTTCAGCTCGGCTCCCAGTGGGGCCGAGGCTTGGCTCACGCAGCCGAATCCCGACACCCTGGTGGTCGCGGGAGGGGAATTCTACTCCCAGAACCTGCTGCCGAATCCGACGGCGGGAGAGCCCTCCGCCACGGTGGAGCTCGAAACGCCCGTCACCGTGAAGCTGGCACCGCCGCTCGGCACGCCGCAGAGCCTGACGCTGTCGACCACCATCACGGTGTTGGGGCAGCCCCTGGCCGTCGACCTGACCGGCAGCTACACGATGACCAGCGACGACGAGACGGTCGAGACACTGGCCGGCACGCTGTACGGATGTCGCAAGCTCACGGGGAGCGCGTCCACCACCAACACTACCCTCGCGGGGCTCTTGGGCGACGACACGATCAGCGGTGAGGTTTGGTACCACCCGGCGCTGGGGGTGTTGAAGGCCACGGTGACGCTGCCGGGCAAGGGCAGCTACGACTTCGACTTCTACGGCACCCAGGAGATGGGCGCGGCCGCGTCGGGCAGCAATCGGATCCAGGCGATGGGCCTGTTGAAGACGAACGAGACATTTCGCTTGGACACCTTCGACGTGAACGGAGCGCTCGACGCCGACAAGAACACCCACGCGAAGATGCTCTTGGAGGTGCGCTTCGCGGACGAGGCCCGGGCGAAGAGCAGCGACACGCCGCCGGTGGAGACCGAGATGGGCACCGCTCTCGGCATCTATCCCCATCAGCTCACGAGCTCACCGGTGAGCTTCTTTCACCCCGAGGAGAACGGTCGGGGCCTGACGTTCTGGATCGCCTACGTGGATCAGGCGGCGAAGAACGAGCCCAACGACACCGCGTACCACGTGGAGGTCACGGTTCCGGACTACGGCTCGAGCGCCGTGCGGTTCACCAGTCGCATCGTGTACACGCTGGCGAAGTGATCAGGGAGGCGGCGGCGGCTCGCTCTTGCGCAGGGTGCGCAGGGCGGCCGCCGCGACGGCCTTGACCACCGGGCGAGCATTGTCGGCGGTGGGATCCATCACGCACGCGGGGGGCTTGCCCGTGAGGGTCTCCCATTCCATCGCCAGCGCGGGACCACCGTAGATGCCCGTGGGGATGCCCTTGCGCGGCCCAAGGATGCGTTCGAGACGCTCCACCGCCGAGCTCGAGTAGTGGGTGCCCTGGGTCAGCGCGTCGGTCAGCACCAGCGCGTCGGCCGCGGGGATCGACTGGCCGAGGCGCGCGCCGGCGGCGCCGTCGCCGCTCCAGGGATCTACGGGATAAGCTTCGAAGGCGATGGTGGTGGCGTAGCCCTGGAACGCACCGAGATGCATTTCCCCCGCCTCCAGGCTCAGCGCTTCCAGGAAAGCCTCGCTCGCGCCGCCCATCACCAGCACCGTGAGCTTCAGCGCGCGAGCTTCTTCGTCCAGCTTGACCATGACCCCTGTGGGATAATTGTAGGCCGGCTCCCCCACAGGGGGGCGCTTCATCGACAAGGGCGCAGAATCACCCGGGTTTCCTCAGAGAACGGAGCGTGTCACCGAGTCCATGGCGCAGCGAAAAGCCGGTCTTGGCCACGAAGGCGCCGCCGTCCACAGTGCAGGGATACTTGAGGTAGTCGATGGCGCCCCGCGGCACGCTGGCGAAGCCGAGGCGCCCGCCCAGCCAACGAATCAGAGGCTCGGGGACGGGCACGCGTGCGGCTCCCGACTCCTCCACGATCACGTGGAGCGGAACCGTGTCCGGCCCCGCCACGTTGAACACTCCGCGGAGCCCCGGAGCGAGGGCGAGCTCGAGGGCGTGGGAGAGATCGTCTTCGTGGATCACTTGGTACGGCGGGTCGAAACCCGCGACGGTGAAGACGCGCTCCTGGGACAGGTAGTGACAGAACAGGTTCTTCACCGTGGGGCCCACCACGTTGACCGGCCTCAACACCACGACTTCGAGCTCCGGGTGGCGCCACAGCTGGCCCGAGGCGTACAGGTCGGCAGCGACCAGATCCTGGATCTCCGGATAGGTGCGGCCGGCAGATGGAGGATGCTCCTCGGTGAGGAACTGCGGTTGGTCCGGCAGAGCGCCGTACACCGTGTGGCGGCTGGGAAACACCAGCTTCCGGACGCCGGCGCTCCGAGCGACCTCGAACACGCGCACGGTGCCTTCGAAGTTCACGCGGTGACGTTCTGCGGCGTCGGCCTGCAGGCGGTGCAAGCGTGCGAGGTGCACCAGGGCGTCGGGCTTCACCTTGCGTAGAGCGTCCTCGAAGCCGCGCTTTCTCACGTCCGCCCGGTGGTAGATGACGCCGTCGAGCACCGCCGTGGGCGCTGCCCGGTCCACCACGTGCACTTCGTGGCCGCCGGCGAGGAGCCGAGCCGCGAGCAGGCGCCCGCTGGCGCCCGCACCGCCGGTGATGACGACGCGGCTCATGTGAAGAACACGCCCTTCCGTTGGCCGAGCCCGCGGTCGATCAGCGTGCGGACGGCGTCCTCCACCTGTGCGACGTAGCCCGCCACCACGTCGTCTTCCTCGGTGCCCGTCCCTTCGAAATGCAGTGGCTCACCGAACCAGATGTGGACCTTGGCGGGCAGCGGTAGCGGAAGCAGCGTGGGAGTGAGGGGCGCGTAGGGCATGCCGAGGAGCCGGGCGAGGGGCTCCATCCGCGAAAAGCTCGGGCACATTTCCTCGCCTCCGATGAAGCCGAAGGGGACGATCGGAGTCTGGGTCTCGAGCGCGAGCCGCATGAAGCCGTGGCCGAAGCCCATGAGCTTGTAGCGGTTCTTGA
It includes:
- a CDS encoding pyridoxal phosphate-dependent aminotransferase gives rise to the protein MARYPRASDNVSTLSDRVYSALVEKARGLSHVVHPLHVGDTYLAPMAGARAEDQLSANSPRLHNYAPVQGEPVLLDAIVSRLQRSHGVHVDREALQVMSGATGGLSVVATTLFDPGDDVLVLSPFWPLIRGIVASRGARAVELPFYDRLGAAGFDPEAALEAALTERTVALYVNSPNNPSGRILDAATQDVIERFVLRHDLWLVTDEAYEDLFYVERPQALWARPGLRERAVACHTLSKSYGLAGARVGYTHGPREIMAAVRGAQTFLTYCAPRPLQHAAAHALTHGDGWLADARAAYAEAGRSAAAALGVTAPEGGTFLFFDAAPYFAEGEDVHGFLARCLDAGVLLTPGSASGKDYQSFVRLCFSVVPPDELRTAVEKVRTVLGA
- a CDS encoding NAD-dependent epimerase/dehydratase family protein; its protein translation is MSRVVITGGAGASGRLLAARLLAGGHEVHVVDRAAPTAVLDGVIYHRADVRKRGFEDALRKVKPDALVHLARLHRLQADAAERHRVNFEGTVRVFEVARSAGVRKLVFPSRHTVYGALPDQPQFLTEEHPPSAGRTYPEIQDLVAADLYASGQLWRHPELEVVVLRPVNVVGPTVKNLFCHYLSQERVFTVAGFDPPYQVIHEDDLSHALELALAPGLRGVFNVAGPDTVPLHVIVEESGAARVPVPEPLIRWLGGRLGFASVPRGAIDYLKYPCTVDGGAFVAKTGFSLRHGLGDTLRSLRKPG
- a CDS encoding alkaline phosphatase D family protein — encoded protein: MRLRRRDFLQAIVVTAAAVPFSGCGSDDDGGGSTAADPDAEFPQGLASGDPKPDSVVLWTRAVPVSGSGSVKVRYEVALDEAFESMVAQGSVSVTEDSDWTVRIKPVGLEPYTQYYYRFKAGKMVSDVGRTKTAPTADQDVNVRFAFASCQDFIGRYYHSWKAFLEQEEPVDFVVWLGDYIYETNGDPDFQLNDPNRKIDIQDGIQLLPDSDPTVKAASSLADYRGIYKQYRADENLRKAHQMFPFITIWDDHEFANDCWQDHSTDFNEAKGEEKNTPRREAASQAWFEYQAADVDWDAAAAFPNDLTIYRTLRYGKHVELILTDQRSYRSDHVIPEAATGGQKPEGAPADVPTYAEAGKLSAHSSLGSRNFVRKAGFDKIEAYVKPTMLGDEQKKWLIDTVKGSNATWKIWGNETQLVQMALDLSSFQLPALFQGNYYFTVDQWDGYRTERAEILNELSGVTNLVAITGDIHAFYAGELYVDFDNPTPTPMAVEYVTAGISSSPAQEITENTVNSSDALKNFGLGDLVPQFDTILTSTSPHYKYAKSLSHGIAIMEVDGDKEVRVTFVQIADVKSPTWDGTAERVKFRTASGSNTVEIVS